One Paenarthrobacter aurescens TC1 DNA window includes the following coding sequences:
- the purU gene encoding formyltetrahydrofolate deformylase (identified by match to protein family HMM PF00551; match to protein family HMM PF01842; match to protein family HMM TIGR00655): MPLPGGSPPNASCDPLTVQQGSTGRLVRVTDSTAFVVTLSCPDRPGIVHAVAGALLDAGCNIADSQQYGSPTTGNFFMRVEATTASSQDELAAALRPVAESFGMTWQINPVGQKVRTIILCSKDAHCLNDLLFQQRTGTLPIDVPAIVSNHRDLESLAEFYGIPFHHIPVTPETKPQAEAELLKLIAEHDVELTVLARYMQVLSNDLCTELNGKAINIHHSFLPSFKGAKPYHQAHARGVKIIGATAHYVTADLDEGPIIEQEVIRVDHARTAAQFVQMGRDVEGRTLAQAVQWHAEHRVLLDGTRTVVFN; this comes from the coding sequence TTGCCGCTCCCTGGTGGTAGTCCACCCAACGCCAGTTGCGACCCATTAACAGTACAACAAGGCAGCACCGGTAGGCTTGTCCGTGTGACTGACTCCACCGCTTTTGTTGTGACCCTCTCCTGCCCCGACCGCCCCGGCATCGTGCACGCTGTCGCCGGCGCACTTCTTGACGCCGGGTGCAATATCGCCGATTCGCAACAATACGGAAGTCCCACCACCGGCAACTTCTTCATGCGCGTGGAGGCAACCACTGCGTCCTCCCAAGACGAACTGGCCGCTGCCCTGCGTCCGGTGGCGGAATCCTTTGGCATGACTTGGCAGATCAACCCCGTCGGCCAGAAGGTCCGCACCATCATCCTGTGCTCCAAGGACGCGCACTGCCTCAACGACCTCCTGTTCCAGCAGCGCACCGGCACCTTGCCCATCGACGTTCCGGCCATCGTGTCCAACCACCGCGACCTCGAGTCGTTGGCGGAGTTCTACGGAATCCCGTTCCACCACATCCCCGTGACGCCGGAAACCAAGCCCCAGGCCGAGGCGGAGCTGCTGAAGCTGATCGCCGAACACGACGTCGAACTGACGGTCCTGGCCCGTTACATGCAGGTCCTCTCCAACGATCTCTGCACGGAGTTGAACGGCAAGGCCATCAACATCCACCACTCTTTCCTTCCCTCGTTCAAGGGTGCCAAGCCGTACCACCAGGCCCACGCCCGCGGTGTGAAGATCATCGGCGCCACTGCCCACTACGTGACGGCCGACCTCGACGAGGGTCCGATCATCGAGCAGGAAGTCATCCGCGTTGACCACGCACGCACGGCTGCCCAGTTCGTGCAGATGGGCCGCGACGTCGAAGGCCGTACGCTGGCCCAAGCAGTCCAGTGGCATGCCGAACACCGCGTGCTGCTCGACGGCACCCGGACCGTGGTGTTCAACTAA
- the glyA gene encoding serine hydroxymethyltransferase (identified by match to protein family HMM PF00155; match to protein family HMM PF00464; match to protein family HMM PF01212) — protein MTTTTSASVSNQSLADLDPEIAAVLNQELGRQRGTLEMIASENFAPRAVMEAQGSVLTNKYAEGYPGRRYYGGCEYVDVAEQLAIDRVKELFGAEYANVQPHSGAQANAAALSAMITPGDKILGLSLAHGGHLTHGMKLNFSGKLYNVAAYQVEEDNFRIDMDKLREQAIAEKPQVIIAGWSAYPRHLDFAAFRSIADEVGALLWTDMAHFAGLVAAGLHPSPVPHSDVVTSTVHKTLAGPRSGVILGKQEWAKKLNSSVFPGQQGGPLMHVIAAKAVAFKIAGGEEFKERQERVLEGARIIADRLNQSDVAEAGVSVLTGGTDVHLVLVDLRNSQLDGQQAEDLLHSVGITVNRNAVPFDPRPPMVTSGLRIGTPALATRGFGATEFTEVAEIIATALKAGSSADVESLQARVDKLAADFPLYPQHEQW, from the coding sequence GTGACTACCACCACTTCAGCGTCTGTCAGCAACCAGTCGCTCGCCGATCTCGATCCTGAGATCGCAGCAGTCCTCAACCAGGAACTTGGCCGCCAGCGCGGCACCCTGGAAATGATTGCGTCCGAAAACTTCGCCCCCCGCGCCGTGATGGAAGCCCAGGGCTCCGTCCTGACCAACAAGTACGCCGAGGGCTACCCGGGCCGCCGCTACTACGGCGGTTGTGAATACGTCGACGTCGCTGAGCAGCTCGCCATCGACCGCGTCAAGGAACTCTTCGGCGCCGAGTACGCCAACGTCCAGCCCCACTCCGGTGCCCAGGCAAACGCTGCAGCGCTCTCGGCCATGATCACCCCGGGCGACAAGATCCTCGGCCTGTCCCTGGCACACGGCGGACACCTGACCCACGGCATGAAGCTCAACTTCTCCGGCAAGCTCTACAACGTAGCGGCTTACCAGGTTGAAGAAGACAACTTCCGCATCGACATGGACAAGCTCCGTGAGCAGGCCATCGCCGAGAAGCCGCAGGTCATCATCGCCGGCTGGTCCGCGTACCCGCGCCACCTCGACTTCGCTGCCTTCCGCTCCATCGCTGATGAGGTGGGCGCGCTCCTCTGGACGGACATGGCCCACTTCGCAGGCCTCGTTGCAGCAGGACTGCACCCGAGCCCCGTACCGCACTCCGACGTCGTCACCTCCACGGTCCACAAGACCCTGGCCGGCCCCCGTTCCGGTGTGATCCTTGGCAAGCAGGAGTGGGCCAAGAAGCTCAACTCCAGCGTCTTCCCGGGCCAGCAGGGCGGGCCGCTCATGCACGTGATCGCCGCCAAGGCTGTTGCTTTCAAGATCGCCGGCGGCGAAGAGTTCAAGGAGCGCCAGGAGCGCGTCCTCGAGGGTGCCAGGATCATCGCTGACCGCCTGAACCAGTCCGATGTTGCCGAGGCCGGCGTCTCTGTCCTCACCGGCGGTACCGACGTTCACCTGGTCCTGGTGGACCTGCGCAACTCGCAGCTGGACGGTCAGCAGGCAGAAGACCTCCTGCACTCGGTGGGCATCACCGTGAACCGCAACGCTGTTCCGTTCGACCCCCGCCCGCCGATGGTCACCTCCGGCCTCCGCATCGGCACCCCTGCCCTGGCTACCCGCGGATTCGGTGCAACCGAGTTCACCGAGGTTGCCGAGATCATCGCTACGGCGCTCAAGGCAGGTTCCTCAGCCGACGTCGAAAGCCTCCAGGCCCGCGTCGACAAACTGGCCGCTGACTTCCCGCTGTACCCGCAGCACGAGCAGTGGTAA
- a CDS encoding putative tetrahydrofolate dehydrogenase/cyclohydrolase (identified by match to protein family HMM PF00763; match to protein family HMM PF02882) gives MTQSTAQILDGKATAAAIKAELTTRVSVLAAKGIVPGLGTILVGSDPGSTWYVGGKHKDCAEVGIQSIRRDLPEDISQEDLLEVVRELNDNPECTGYIVQLPLPKHIDQDVILEAMDPDKDADGLHPMNLGRLVANVNGEMKSPLPCTPKGCVELLRRHNIELKGKRVLVVGRGVTIGRPIGLLLTRKEVNATVILAHTGTVDLPAELKQADVVIAAAGVPHMIKAEDLKPGAVVLDVGVSRVDDGNGKAVVTGDVDPAAADVAAWLSPNPGGVGPMTRAMLLANVVESAERQAGIA, from the coding sequence ATGACACAGTCCACCGCACAGATCCTCGATGGCAAGGCCACCGCCGCAGCCATCAAGGCAGAACTGACCACTCGCGTTTCCGTCCTGGCCGCCAAGGGAATCGTCCCCGGCCTGGGCACCATCCTGGTGGGCTCGGACCCCGGCAGCACCTGGTACGTCGGCGGCAAGCACAAGGACTGCGCCGAGGTTGGCATCCAGTCCATCCGCCGAGACCTCCCCGAAGACATCTCCCAGGAGGACCTCCTGGAGGTTGTCCGTGAGCTCAACGACAACCCGGAATGCACCGGCTACATCGTCCAGTTGCCCCTTCCCAAGCACATTGACCAGGACGTCATCCTAGAAGCCATGGACCCGGATAAGGACGCCGACGGACTGCACCCCATGAACCTTGGCCGCCTGGTGGCCAATGTGAACGGCGAGATGAAGTCCCCGCTGCCTTGCACGCCCAAGGGCTGTGTGGAGTTGCTGCGGCGCCACAACATCGAACTCAAGGGCAAGCGTGTCCTGGTGGTTGGCCGCGGCGTCACCATCGGCCGCCCCATCGGACTGCTGCTGACCCGCAAGGAAGTCAACGCCACGGTGATCCTGGCCCACACCGGCACGGTGGACCTGCCCGCGGAACTCAAGCAGGCCGACGTCGTGATTGCCGCCGCCGGCGTGCCGCACATGATCAAGGCTGAAGACCTCAAGCCGGGCGCAGTGGTGCTCGACGTCGGCGTCAGCCGCGTTGACGATGGCAACGGCAAGGCTGTTGTCACCGGAGACGTGGATCCGGCCGCTGCCGACGTCGCTGCCTGGCTGTCCCCGAACCCGGGCGGTGTGGGTCCGATGACCCGTGCCATGCTGCTCGCGAATGTGGTGGAGAGCGCTGAGCGCCAGGCGGGCATCGCGTAG
- a CDS encoding putative ABC transporter, ATP-binding protein (identified by match to protein family HMM PF00005), which translates to MGATSLLRVHNEATRSPTPSPTPSPTPSESSQTSFDMNRPTVISARNLTKAYGELTAVDNISFDVPAGESFGLLGPNGAGKSTTMKMIGGVSQRTSGTLNIMGLDPESHGPEVRAHLGVVPQQDNLDEELRVRENLIVYGRYFGLPLSYLRPKADELLEFAQLTDKANSKVDALSGGMKRRLTIARSLINEPRILLLDEPTTGLDPQARHILWDRLFRLKESGVTLILTTHYMDEAEQLCDRLIVVDKGRIMAEGSPANLIREHSSREVLELRFGSERNATIGVELQGIGERLETLPDRVLIYAHDGEAALEQVTARGLRPMTSLVRRSSLEDVFLRLTGRSLVD; encoded by the coding sequence GTGGGCGCTACTAGTCTGCTGAGGGTGCACAATGAAGCAACCCGCTCTCCGACACCGTCTCCGACACCGTCACCAACACCGTCAGAATCGTCGCAAACCAGCTTCGACATGAACCGACCAACCGTCATCAGCGCGCGGAACCTCACCAAGGCCTATGGTGAACTCACCGCCGTGGACAACATCTCCTTCGACGTACCCGCCGGGGAGTCTTTCGGTCTGCTGGGACCCAACGGCGCCGGCAAATCCACCACCATGAAAATGATCGGTGGAGTCTCGCAACGCACCTCGGGAACGCTGAACATCATGGGATTGGACCCGGAATCCCACGGACCCGAGGTCAGGGCGCACTTGGGCGTGGTCCCGCAGCAGGACAACCTGGACGAAGAGCTCAGGGTCCGCGAGAACCTGATCGTCTACGGTCGCTACTTCGGCCTGCCCCTGAGCTACCTGCGCCCCAAAGCCGACGAACTCCTGGAGTTCGCGCAGCTGACGGACAAAGCGAACTCGAAGGTGGATGCGTTGTCCGGCGGCATGAAGCGGCGGCTCACCATCGCGCGGTCGCTTATCAACGAGCCGCGCATCCTGCTCCTTGACGAGCCCACCACCGGCCTTGATCCCCAAGCCCGCCACATCCTGTGGGACCGGCTCTTCAGGCTCAAGGAAAGCGGCGTGACGCTGATCCTCACTACGCACTACATGGATGAGGCCGAGCAACTCTGCGACCGCCTGATCGTGGTGGACAAAGGCCGCATCATGGCCGAAGGTTCGCCCGCCAACCTCATCCGCGAGCACTCGTCGCGCGAAGTACTCGAGCTCAGGTTCGGTTCCGAGCGCAACGCGACCATCGGCGTCGAACTTCAGGGCATCGGTGAGCGCCTGGAGACGCTGCCGGACCGAGTGCTCATCTACGCGCACGACGGCGAGGCCGCGTTGGAGCAGGTCACTGCCCGAGGGCTGCGGCCCATGACCTCGCTGGTGCGCCGCTCGTCGCTGGAGGACGTGTTCCTGCGGCTGACCGGCAGGAGCCTCGTTGACTGA
- a CDS encoding putative ABC-2 type transporter (identified by match to protein family HMM PF01061), translated as MSAARARRWGSFFYAEQVLRVMRNYGWSVILYSVGQPVAYLFAMGVGLASLVDANSEAAFGGVSYLEFVAPALLVSAAVMTASGEFSYPIMDGFKWRRVFYGPHASPLIPQQIASGHIMASSLRFLLQSVVYFVVVALFGASPSPWGWVSAIVATVAALSFGLPLMAYAASITQDKGQFALVQRFIVMPLFLFSGTFFPLDSLPIAVRWIGWISPVWHGTELGRVFTYGMDQDPLLTITHIVFLLVTAVGGWVLVRRQFVKRMGS; from the coding sequence ATGTCGGCTGCCCGGGCCCGACGCTGGGGCTCGTTCTTCTATGCGGAGCAGGTGCTTCGCGTCATGCGCAACTACGGCTGGTCCGTCATCTTGTACAGCGTGGGGCAGCCGGTGGCGTACCTGTTCGCCATGGGAGTCGGGCTCGCCAGCCTGGTGGATGCCAACAGCGAGGCCGCGTTCGGAGGCGTCAGCTATCTGGAGTTCGTGGCTCCGGCCCTGTTAGTCTCCGCTGCGGTGATGACGGCGTCGGGGGAATTCTCTTACCCGATCATGGACGGCTTCAAATGGCGCCGCGTGTTCTACGGCCCGCATGCCTCGCCGTTGATTCCGCAGCAGATCGCCAGTGGCCACATCATGGCCAGTTCCCTGCGGTTCCTGCTTCAGTCGGTGGTCTACTTTGTGGTGGTGGCGCTGTTTGGCGCTTCACCGAGTCCGTGGGGTTGGGTCTCCGCCATTGTGGCCACGGTGGCTGCCCTGAGCTTTGGCCTGCCATTGATGGCCTACGCCGCGAGCATCACCCAGGACAAAGGGCAATTCGCGTTGGTGCAACGCTTCATTGTGATGCCGCTGTTCCTGTTCTCGGGGACGTTCTTCCCGCTGGATTCGTTGCCGATCGCAGTTCGCTGGATCGGCTGGATTTCACCCGTCTGGCATGGAACCGAATTGGGCCGGGTGTTCACCTACGGGATGGACCAGGACCCGTTGCTGACCATCACTCATATTGTGTTCCTGCTGGTGACGGCAGTTGGGGGCTGGGTGCTGGTGCGCCGCCAATTCGTGAAGAGGATGGGCTCATGA
- a CDS encoding putative ABC-type multidrug transport system, permease component (identified by match to protein family HMM PF01061), with the protein MSVLTGGHSATDLARERKFGSLYSRNAKAVVGRGLMAAKSSTWLVMVSGFFEPVLFLLAMGVGMGSIVGTVQGPGGEEISYAAYIAPALLAVSAMNGAIYDSTWNVFFKMNFAKLYQGMLYTSLGPLDVAIGEIFLALLRGLLYATGFTAVMGVMGLLTSWWAILVIPASVLIAFGFASFGMGITSFMKTFQQMDWINFFLLPMFLFSATFYPLSVYPQVIQWFIQAMPLWHGVELLRQISVGSFSPATAIHVGYYVVMIALGIMLTTGRLRQLFLK; encoded by the coding sequence ATGAGTGTCCTGACAGGTGGCCATAGTGCCACGGACCTGGCCCGCGAGCGGAAGTTCGGTTCCCTGTACTCCCGTAACGCCAAGGCAGTGGTGGGCCGAGGGCTGATGGCGGCCAAGAGCAGCACCTGGCTGGTGATGGTGTCCGGGTTCTTCGAGCCGGTGCTGTTCCTGCTGGCCATGGGCGTGGGCATGGGCTCCATAGTGGGCACGGTCCAAGGGCCGGGCGGCGAGGAAATCAGCTACGCCGCGTACATCGCGCCGGCGCTCCTGGCGGTCTCCGCCATGAATGGGGCCATTTACGACTCCACCTGGAACGTTTTCTTCAAGATGAACTTCGCCAAGCTGTACCAAGGGATGCTCTACACGTCCCTGGGTCCGCTGGACGTAGCCATCGGCGAGATCTTCCTGGCTCTCCTTCGGGGCCTCCTGTACGCCACGGGTTTCACGGCAGTCATGGGGGTGATGGGCCTGCTCACCAGTTGGTGGGCCATCCTGGTCATTCCCGCCTCTGTGCTGATCGCTTTCGGCTTCGCGAGCTTCGGGATGGGCATCACCAGCTTCATGAAGACTTTCCAGCAGATGGACTGGATCAACTTCTTCCTGCTGCCCATGTTCCTGTTCAGTGCCACGTTCTACCCGCTCAGTGTGTACCCGCAGGTCATCCAATGGTTCATCCAGGCCATGCCACTGTGGCACGGCGTGGAACTCCTGCGGCAGATCAGCGTGGGCTCGTTCAGCCCGGCCACAGCTATCCATGTGGGCTATTACGTGGTGATGATCGCGCTGGGCATCATGCTGACCACGGGCAGGCTGCGCCAACTGTTCCTGAAGTAG
- a CDS encoding putative major facilitator superfamily (MFS) transporter (identified by match to protein family HMM PF00083; match to protein family HMM PF07690), whose protein sequence is MPQSLQPNVALEPQGPSSKRPVSAARTFFISCFGTALEFYDFTIYGLAAALVFPQLFFPNLDPLTGTLVAFASFGAGFLARPLGGIVLGHFGDRLGRRKILILTLILMGGSTFLIGCLPSADSIGAAAPMLLIALRLVQGFSAGGEWGGAALVGIEAAPAGRRGLWGSFTSMGIGLGVLMGSGVFSLTDAIAGGEVASFAWRVPFWIGGLLVVAGLVARLTLPQDERPSTGETPRIPLLAVMKSHPRQILMSIGVSYGYNTFTYIATVFLMSYVLQHGYTGSESLQFQLWGAVASVISAPLAAILSDRIGRKPVMVGGSVMLIIYFVAFFPAIETHTGWIALLMFTLGGALNTVPQGPLPAFLGEQFPAASRYSAISASYQIGSALGGGTAATVATALLIATHGDPIGVVIYTVSALAVMGLCSWGLRDHAKLTMADIETA, encoded by the coding sequence TTGCCGCAATCCCTTCAGCCCAATGTTGCGCTGGAACCACAAGGTCCATCGTCCAAGCGCCCCGTCTCCGCTGCGCGTACTTTCTTCATCTCTTGCTTTGGGACAGCACTGGAGTTTTATGACTTCACCATCTATGGCCTGGCAGCAGCGCTGGTGTTCCCACAGCTGTTCTTCCCCAACCTTGACCCCCTGACCGGAACCTTGGTGGCATTCGCTTCCTTTGGCGCAGGATTCCTGGCCCGCCCCTTGGGCGGGATCGTCCTGGGCCACTTCGGCGACCGCCTCGGACGGCGGAAGATCCTGATCCTGACGCTCATCCTCATGGGTGGAAGCACCTTCCTGATTGGTTGCCTGCCAAGTGCAGATTCGATCGGTGCGGCCGCCCCCATGCTGCTCATTGCCTTGCGGCTGGTTCAGGGGTTCTCTGCCGGCGGTGAATGGGGCGGAGCTGCCCTGGTGGGAATCGAGGCAGCACCGGCAGGTCGTCGAGGACTGTGGGGAAGCTTCACAAGCATGGGCATTGGGCTGGGCGTGCTGATGGGTTCCGGCGTCTTTTCGCTCACCGACGCCATTGCAGGCGGTGAAGTGGCCAGCTTCGCTTGGCGGGTTCCCTTCTGGATCGGCGGCCTGCTGGTGGTCGCGGGCCTTGTTGCCCGGCTGACCCTCCCCCAGGACGAGCGCCCCTCTACCGGCGAGACACCACGCATTCCGCTGCTCGCTGTCATGAAGTCGCACCCGCGACAAATCCTGATGTCCATCGGCGTGAGCTACGGCTACAACACCTTCACCTACATCGCCACAGTGTTCCTGATGTCCTACGTGCTCCAGCACGGCTACACGGGGAGCGAATCACTGCAATTCCAGCTGTGGGGCGCGGTGGCCAGCGTCATCTCGGCGCCGCTGGCCGCGATCCTTTCGGACAGGATTGGCCGTAAGCCGGTGATGGTGGGCGGCTCCGTGATGCTCATCATCTACTTCGTGGCGTTCTTCCCGGCCATCGAGACACACACCGGATGGATTGCCCTGCTGATGTTCACGTTGGGTGGCGCGCTCAACACAGTGCCGCAGGGCCCGCTGCCGGCGTTCCTGGGCGAACAGTTCCCAGCTGCCTCCCGCTATTCAGCCATCTCGGCTAGCTACCAGATTGGTTCTGCACTCGGTGGCGGTACGGCAGCCACCGTGGCCACAGCGTTGCTGATCGCCACCCACGGTGACCCGATCGGCGTCGTGATTTACACCGTCTCCGCGCTGGCAGTCATGGGACTCTGCTCCTGGGGCCTGCGCGACCACGCGAAGCTGACCATGGCTGACATCGAAACGGCCTAG
- a CDS encoding hypothetical protein (identified by Glimmer2; putative), which translates to MQLHRHTSTAYDPRERGLDIGRTWDAQTRNTAKLYSDFFTTLGVAPQKVRDIAERSHEALRVWSPALAEEAEGWADGAGLETWELSVVNARTEILAAAPKKVSSHECSTAVYAPAGTGAPQTMQTWDWHDDLAPEGLLLELDPSRGRTTKTFTEFGTLGKIGVNSEGLGLHFNILAHSSDDDSAGVPVHAIARRILDEASSIEQAIAIASSARVSASTVFTVFTAGSTPRRAVSIETSPAGTAVVDPGGDGWLLHTNHFLDPVLAEEDAIDDGALSPQRLAHLGRVTPELAGLSVADRAKQFCSSEGASSVVCFHPDASAPRHEQWQTLLTISIDAVNCSLTYAAANPADAARDGFQVF; encoded by the coding sequence ATGCAGCTTCACCGCCACACATCAACCGCGTACGATCCCCGCGAGCGCGGCTTGGACATCGGCCGCACCTGGGATGCGCAGACGCGCAATACCGCCAAGCTCTACAGTGACTTCTTCACCACTCTCGGCGTCGCCCCGCAGAAGGTCCGCGACATTGCGGAGCGGAGCCACGAGGCCTTGCGTGTTTGGAGTCCCGCACTGGCAGAGGAAGCCGAAGGCTGGGCCGACGGCGCCGGACTCGAGACGTGGGAGCTTAGTGTGGTCAACGCTCGCACTGAGATCCTGGCGGCGGCGCCTAAGAAGGTCAGCTCCCACGAATGCTCGACGGCGGTCTACGCACCTGCCGGCACTGGGGCGCCGCAAACCATGCAGACCTGGGATTGGCACGACGACCTCGCGCCGGAAGGACTCCTGCTCGAGCTGGACCCCTCCCGGGGACGGACCACCAAGACGTTCACGGAGTTCGGGACGCTGGGAAAGATCGGCGTCAACAGTGAGGGCCTCGGCCTTCACTTCAACATCCTTGCCCACTCCAGCGACGACGACTCCGCCGGAGTGCCGGTGCACGCGATCGCCCGCCGCATCCTGGATGAAGCGTCGAGCATCGAACAAGCCATTGCCATCGCTTCCTCGGCCAGGGTCAGCGCTTCCACGGTCTTTACAGTGTTCACAGCTGGAAGCACCCCACGCCGGGCCGTCAGCATCGAGACCTCCCCCGCGGGCACCGCCGTCGTGGATCCCGGCGGCGACGGCTGGCTGCTCCACACCAACCACTTCCTGGATCCCGTCCTCGCAGAGGAGGACGCAATCGACGACGGTGCGTTGTCGCCCCAGCGCCTGGCCCACCTTGGGCGCGTAACGCCGGAGCTGGCGGGCCTGAGCGTCGCGGACCGGGCCAAGCAGTTCTGCTCGTCCGAGGGAGCGTCCTCCGTGGTCTGTTTCCATCCTGATGCCTCGGCACCCCGGCACGAGCAGTGGCAGACACTGCTGACAATCAGCATTGATGCCGTCAATTGCTCCCTCACCTACGCCGCTGCCAACCCTGCCGACGCCGCACGCGATGGCTTCCAGGTCTTCTAA
- a CDS encoding putative transcriptional regulator, lacI family (identified by match to protein family HMM PF00356; match to protein family HMM PF00532) — translation MARELQQGATIWDVARKAGVSITTVSHSLNGKGNISETTREHVRAVAAEMGYVADAMARGLRSSKMNAIGLVFRSLDSLGNYGPNGVDVFMKLAGAAAAETLNRNLGLMLVPDLSRGPLPPFSMSLDGYIVFAPHLDDPVVALLEKRGIPYVTWDRDPGRPGFRNWVAHDDAASTRTVLDHLAAAGAASIAYVGGTDRNAWNFDCEAAYVDWCLETGTEPRIYHVPERDGVEGGREVGARILADGLPGAVFCLTGRHASGAAQALQERGVRIPGELLVCTGSDSEHSRQHQPPISALDVDIPAAAAALVQQLVDVMDGTKDPAPVLLPARFLERDSTLHHRMPFH, via the coding sequence ATGGCCCGCGAACTTCAGCAGGGTGCCACCATCTGGGACGTCGCCCGCAAAGCCGGAGTGTCGATCACCACGGTGTCGCACTCGCTCAACGGCAAGGGCAATATCAGCGAGACAACCCGGGAACACGTCCGTGCCGTCGCTGCGGAGATGGGCTACGTCGCGGACGCCATGGCGCGAGGGCTGCGAAGTTCAAAGATGAATGCGATCGGACTGGTGTTTCGCTCCCTGGACAGCCTGGGCAACTACGGTCCCAATGGCGTGGACGTTTTCATGAAACTTGCAGGAGCGGCTGCGGCGGAGACGCTCAACAGGAACCTCGGACTGATGCTGGTACCCGACCTGAGCCGTGGACCCTTGCCGCCGTTCTCCATGTCCTTGGACGGCTATATCGTCTTCGCGCCGCACTTGGATGACCCCGTGGTGGCTTTGCTGGAGAAACGCGGAATTCCCTACGTCACCTGGGACCGCGACCCGGGCCGCCCCGGCTTCCGGAACTGGGTGGCACACGACGATGCAGCGTCCACGCGAACTGTCCTGGACCATCTGGCTGCGGCAGGAGCTGCATCCATTGCCTATGTTGGAGGCACAGACAGGAACGCCTGGAACTTCGATTGCGAGGCCGCCTACGTTGATTGGTGCCTGGAAACCGGCACGGAGCCCCGGATTTACCACGTACCCGAACGTGACGGCGTGGAGGGTGGCCGCGAGGTGGGCGCACGGATCCTGGCTGATGGTTTACCCGGTGCAGTGTTCTGTTTGACGGGCAGACACGCCAGTGGCGCAGCCCAGGCCCTGCAGGAACGTGGCGTCCGCATACCCGGGGAGCTGCTGGTGTGCACGGGCTCGGACTCCGAGCACTCACGGCAGCACCAGCCGCCGATTTCCGCACTCGACGTCGACATCCCGGCCGCCGCTGCTGCCCTGGTGCAGCAACTCGTTGACGTCATGGACGGTACCAAGGATCCCGCGCCGGTCCTGCTCCCCGCCCGGTTCTTGGAGCGCGACTCCACCTTGCACCACAGGATGCCTTTCCACTAA
- a CDS encoding hypothetical protein (identified by Glimmer2; putative), whose product MQSLGDPHPSTSPAGKGLFKGFRIGGLGMTVVIIAFLVAVIFAANQNDVVGWVVAVIAFGWLALATFVVVSIRKAAQRAGAKLTEAQNAFNAAAGRAPSSSAADSGGTRVVAERSKADEVRDLKLDHSFKIVQVQVRVVDEERAKGATADQDTINRALETIAITATNARDMIKSSGGSDEPVAGTIID is encoded by the coding sequence ATGCAATCTCTCGGTGACCCGCACCCGTCCACGTCCCCCGCCGGAAAAGGCCTGTTCAAGGGCTTCCGCATCGGCGGCCTGGGCATGACAGTCGTCATCATCGCCTTCCTGGTAGCCGTCATCTTCGCGGCCAACCAGAACGATGTTGTGGGCTGGGTTGTTGCTGTCATCGCTTTCGGCTGGCTGGCTTTGGCAACGTTTGTGGTGGTGAGTATTCGCAAGGCCGCGCAGCGGGCCGGTGCCAAGTTGACCGAAGCGCAAAATGCGTTCAATGCCGCAGCCGGCCGCGCGCCGTCGTCGTCCGCTGCTGACAGTGGAGGCACGCGCGTTGTTGCCGAACGCAGCAAAGCTGATGAGGTGCGGGACCTCAAACTGGACCATTCATTCAAGATCGTCCAGGTGCAGGTCCGCGTAGTGGATGAGGAACGGGCCAAAGGCGCAACGGCGGACCAGGACACCATCAACCGTGCGCTGGAAACCATTGCCATTACGGCGACGAATGCGCGGGACATGATCAAGTCTTCCGGCGGCTCGGACGAGCCCGTGGCCGGCACCATCATCGACTAG